The following proteins are encoded in a genomic region of Oncorhynchus keta strain PuntledgeMale-10-30-2019 chromosome 8, Oket_V2, whole genome shotgun sequence:
- the acat2 gene encoding acetyl-CoA acetyltransferase, cytosolic translates to MNTESVVIVSAARTPIGSFNGSLSTVPLQDLCSVVIKDVLKRANLKPEAVSEVIMGHVLTAGHGQNPARQASVAAGIPYPVPAWSCQMVCGSGLKAVCLGVQSIQTGESTVVVAGGMESMSRAPHTVQMRAGVKMGDTTMQDSIIADGLTDAFHCYHMGITAENVAKQWGVSREAQDQFATQSQNRTEAAQKAGHFDQEIVPVMVPSRKGPVEVKADEFPRHGSNMEAMTKLRPCFLKDGSGTVTPGNASGINDGAAATVLMSQSEAQKRGLKPMARITSWAQAGLDPAIMGTGPIPAIRKAVAKAGWQLDQVDLFEINEAFAAQSIAVVKELGLNPDKVNVTGGAISLGHPIGMSGCRVLVTLLHALQRTGGQRGVASLCIGGGMGIAMCVERV, encoded by the exons ATGAACACTGAGTCTGTTGTCATCGTTTCTGCTGCAAGGACCCCCATTG GGTCTTTCAATGGTTCTCTGTCAACTGTGCCCCTCCAAGATCTGTGCTCTGTGGTGATCAAGGATGTCCTGAAGAGAGCCAACCTTAAGCCTGAGGCGGTGTCTGAGGTCATCATGGGGCACGTTCTGACAGCAG gtcATGGGCAGAACCCAGCCCGTCAGGCCAGTGTTGCGGCAGGTATCCCCTACCCAGTGCCTGCCTGGAGCTGCCAGATGGTGTGTGGATCTGGGCTGAAGGCAGTGTGTCTGGGCGTTCAGTCCATCCAGACTGGAGAGTCAACCGTGGTGGTGGCTGGAGGCATGGAGAGCATGAGCAGG GCTCCCCACACAGTGCAGATGCGGGCTGGAGTAAAGATGGGCGACACCACCATGCAGGATTCTATCATcgctgatggactgactgatgcTTTCCACTGCTACCACATGGGCATCACAG CTGAGAATGTGGCTAAGCAGTGGGGTGTGAGTCGCGAGGCTCAGGACCAGTTTGCCACCCAATCCCAGAACAGAACCGAGGCTGCCCAGAAAGCAGGACATTTCGATCAGGAGATTGTTCCGGTCATGGTGCCGTCCAGAAAAG GCCCAGTGGAGGTGAAAGCAGATGAGTTTCCTCGCCATGGCAGCAACATGGAAGCCATGACTAAACTCAGGCCCTGCTTCCTAAAGGACGGCAGCGGCACCGTCACCCCCGGCAACGCGTCAG GTATAAATGATGGAGCTGCAGCAACTGTTCTAATGAGCCAATCAGAAGCTCAGAAGCGAGGCCTCAAGCCAATGGCCAGAATCACCTCCTGGGCTCAAGCTGGCCTTGACCCTGCAATCATGGGAACTGGGCCTATCCCAGCCATCAGGAAAGCG GTTGCAAAGGCCGGTTGGCAGCTGGATCAAGTGGACCTGTTTGAGATAAATGAAGCATTCGCTGCCCAGTCCATCGCTGTAGTGAAAGAGCTCGGACTCAACCCAGATAAG GTGAATGTGACTGGAGGTGCCATCTCCCTGGGACACCCCATAGGCATGTCTGGCTGCCGGGTTCTGGTGACCCTACTGCACGCGCTCCAGAGGACTGGGGGTCAGAGGGGTGTGGCTTCTCTCTGCATTGGGGGAGGGATGGGC
- the wtap gene encoding pre-mRNA-splicing regulator WTAP: MTNEEPLPKKVRLSESDMKTLTREELCVRWKQHEAYVQVLEVKYADLNSNDVTGLKESEEKLKQQQQEASRRENILVMRLATKEQEMQECTTQIQYLKQVQQPSAAQLRSSMVDPAINLFFLKMKGELEQTKDKLEQAQNELSAWKFTPDSQTGKKLMAKCRMLIQENQELGRQLSQGRIAQLEAELALQKKYSEELKSSQDELNDFIIQLDEEVEGMQSTILVLQQQLRETRLQLSQNPAQAASVGAGPSRTSPSSSSAEPPSQAEQTFTPSVQPGKDCERVSNGPSNCSSSSQRGAAATPSLYREVSSTEEDFPPSPMVSSPGEGETKLSNHSEAAGGLTSDGAGGFGNQLSAGYESVDSPTGSETSLTQHSNDTDSNTDPHEEKAVPVVKGNRTAGLRHAQNGLDSNGGAVL; the protein is encoded by the exons ATGACGAATGAGGAACCCCTTCcaaagaag GTTCGCCTCAGTGAATCTGATATGAAGACCCTGACCCGAGAGGAACTGTGTGTGAG GTGGAAACAACATGAAGCCTATGTCCAGGTCCTGGAGGTGAAATATGCTGATCTGAATT CGAATGATGTGACAGGGCTGAAGGAGTCTGAGGAGAAgctgaagcagcagcagcaggaggcgTCACGCAgggagaacatcctggtcatgcGGCTCGCCACTAAGGAGCAGGAAATGCAAGAGTGTACA ACCCAGATCCAGTACCTCAAGCAAGTCCAGCAGCCCAGTGCAGCCCAACTGCGGTCGTCCATGGTAGACCCGGCCATAAACTTATTTTTCCTCAAAATGAAGGGCGAACTGGAACAGACTAAAGACAAACTGGAGCAGGCCCAAAATGAACTGAGTGCCTGGAAATTTACACCAGATAG CCAGACGGGGAAGAAACTCATGGCCAAGTGCCGGATGCTGATCCAGGAGAACCAGGAGCTGGGGAGGCAGCTGTCTCAAGGACGTATCGCCCAGCTGGAGGCAGAGCTGGCCTTGCAGAAGAAGTACAGTGAGGAGCTGAAGAGCAGCCAGGATG AGTTGAACGATTTCATCATCCAGCtggatgaggaggtggagggcaTGCAGAGCACCATCCTGGTCCTCCAGCAGCAGCTTAGGGAGACCCGTCTGCAGCTCTCCCAGAACCCAGCTCAGGCTGCCTCTGTTGGGGCAGGGCCCAGCAGGACTTCACCCTCCAGCTCCTCTGCCGAGCCCCCCAGCCAGGCCGAGCAGACCTTCACCCCCTCCGTCCAGCCAGGGAAAGACTGCGAGAGGGTCTCCAACGGACCTAGCAACTGTAGCTCGTCCTCCCAGAGGGGCGCAGCAGCCACCCCCAGCCTGTACCGTGAGGTCAGCAGCACAGAGGAAGACTTTCCTCCGTCTCCCATGGTTTCCAGCCCCGGCGAGGGCGAGACTAAACTCTCCAACCACTCAGAGGCGGCGGGGGGCCTGACTAGTGACGGTGCAGGGGGTTTCGGGAACCAGCTGAGTGCAGGGTACGAGAGCGTGGACTCCCCTACTGGCAGCGAGACGTCCCTGACGCAGCACTCGAATGACACAGACTCCAACACCGACCCCCATGAGGAAAAGGCTGTTCCAGTCGTCAAGGGCAACAGGACTGCTGGGTTGCGGCACGCTCAGAACGGCCTGGACTCAAACGGGGGCGCAGTTTTGTAA